The following nucleotide sequence is from Aspergillus luchuensis IFO 4308 DNA, chromosome 1, nearly complete sequence.
CTTGATGGCATGGTCGGGTCTAACAGTTCCGACACCACCAGCAATCATGATGGGCTTGTGGTAGCCGCGGAGCTCGGTCTGGCCGTTACCAACTTCGATCTCAGTCAAGAGGGTACGGAAGTAACCGGAAATGCAGGGCCGTCCGAACTCGTTGTTGTAATGAGCACTACCGATGGGTGCCTCGAGCATGATGTCCAGACTGCTTGCGATGTGGTTGGGCTTACCGACATCGAGCTCCCAAGGTTGCCTCAGATCCGGGATGAGGAGATCGGAAACACAGTAACCAGAGAGACCAGCCTTGGGCTTCGAACCCCGGCCCACGGCACCTTCATCACGAATCTCACCACCAGATCCGGTCGCAGCACCAGGGTAGGGGGAAACTGCTGTGGGGTGGTTGTGTGTTTCGACCTTAGCCAGGAAATGAACAAGTTCCTTAGTGTGGTTCCATTCACCAGTGGCCGAGTTGGGAGCCCAGAAAGCGGATTCGTCTCCTTCAAGGACAGCAGCGTTATCGCTGTAGGCACTGACAGTGTACTCTGGATGCTTTTTGTGGGTGTTGCGGATCATGGCAAACAGACTGTTAGGCATCTGCTTTCCGTCGATGACCCACGATGCGTTAAACTGCTTATGACGGCAATGCTCGGAGTTGACCTGAGCGAACATGAACAGCTCGACATCGGTCGGGTCGCGAGCAATAGGGCCATTGGGACCATAGGCTTCAGCCAGGTAATCGATTTCGGACTCTTCAAGAGCCAACCCGAGCCGCTTGTTTGCCTCCTGCAGGACCTCCTTGGGAGATTTGCCACTTCCGTGCAGAGGGATCGTCTCGAGCGGCAGACGGCTGTGCTCAGAGAACATCAGGTGCAAGTCaggctcttcctcgctgatGACCTGAGTCATCCGATCGTGCAAGATGTCCTGGTATCCCGACTTGTACTCGCCAGAGCCTGCGCGCAGGCAGGAGATCTTCATACCCCGCTCAATGCGGTTGACGTATTTGCGCAGACCACAAACATGGGAGATACCGGTAGCCTGAGAGCTCCAGGGGGAGATTGTACCAGTGCGGgggaagatgtggaagacATCGGAAGGACCATCTTCAGCGCTGAACGAGGGCGGGACGTCGGTGATATCGCCATAGTGAAGGAGCTGTTCCAAGACACCTTGTTGGGGAGCGTCCAGCGGCTGGGAGAGGTAAACGTAATGAACCCATTGGGCACGGACATCCTGTGCACCAATGCTGGCAGCAATTGCACGACCACGAGAACGGGAGAAGGCAACAGAGCCAGGAATGGCCAAGTAGGTGGAGTCGGAGGCCATTGTGAAGTTGTGGGTATTCGGTCGGTGCGGAATTTAGGAAACAGGTGGGAGGGTAGAACGGAATGTAGTGTTGTACTTGAATAAGGGGAACAATGTAGTCCCCTGGATGAAGGTGTCACAGACACACCTCTCGCGTGCGAGTTCGACTGACTGAGGAGCACAGCGACGGGGCGTTGAGCTGCTCGTCGAGTCACAAAATTATTCTCCTCCACGGTTGCGGGTGGGAAAAACCACCCCGCGCTAATCCGCTTCCGGCTTATCGCCTCCTTATCGCTCACGTGCACTGTTCGCTTTTCCCCGGAAAACTGTCcgcttctgcctcaggcctGCAGGTAATCGTCGATGACATTTTTAACATTCGCCACAAAGTAGCTATGTGGGTGTCATGGAATGGATAGCTCACTAATATCAACTATAATCTGTTTGATGTAGCAGTTTATGATGAGACTAGTAGACCCAGAGTACTAAAATACACGTTCACCCGATGCCGTCAAAGTTTTCGGAAAACGCTGACTACAGACATTCCATCATCGAGCTTTGTTATGGATCATTCGAATACAATCGGGTTGTTCAACTGAAGGAAGCCAGGATGGGCCATTGCTCAGAGATAGCTCCTTGTGACGTTGAGTGGTTGATGAGCGGTTGATTGTGCCCGCTGATGTCGTGGAAAGCTCCATTCTCGATATTGTTCACCCTGTATGATTAAAGCATTTTCTGTTGGCCCAATTAGATGCAATGATCAAAACTTACGATCAGATAAAGAAAACTAAAAACATTCTGGTCTAGATTGATGGACTCCACAAGAATGTCCTGGCTCTCCTTTTCCATTACAAACCGATTGTCTCCATGTAGGGAAACTTTCCTATTTGGGAAACATGCTCCGAGGCGCCATTCCGGGGTGCTGGCGGAAACCACGAAATCTTCAAGTAACAGCAATGCATTTTAATCCTTGGCTTTGTAGCTTGGCAGCGGAGACTTCTTTTCATATGCCATGGAAGTGGCAGACTCAGGCCTTAGCGCTATAGATTTAGCCTGAAAGCCACGCAATGCTCCATGGCGGCAAAGCCATGGTTCCATGGGCTTTTCACCAGAGAGATATTCCATCTATCCGATTACTTCTACGAATGTCTGTCTGAAATGAGATGGCATACCTTGCAAGTCAAGATTTTCTATGAGAGTGTTGAAATATGCACACCTTATCCCCCTAGCCTCACCTGAGAATATGCTCCGATATTGGACACGCGCTTGCATCTAATGAAATTGAAGAAAGCATGATAAAGCTTTTCCTGAAGCCAATAAGTAGGAATTAtgatatagtatttatactCTCGTGGCATATTCCCTGATCAGGCTAGCTCTATAACTTCCTGATAGAGTAAGATATCTGCTAGCCGGCCCGACATACTGCCCTACATACTGCCCTTTCAGGAAATATGTCTCCCATGGATTCTTGGACTTCCTTCTACCTCGTATACGACCGAACTAAAACCTTCAAATTACCGACGATTATAACAGCCATGGCCgtctatatatacaaggaAAGGCCTCGCGTGGCTACTGGGGTTTACATGTACATCTCAAAACAATATTAATCATTGCACGGGTGTCTGCCTCGCACGACGACCTCTTAAAATATGGATGAAACATACCACTCAAACTATTCAAACAGTCATGTCTCACGAACTCTCACATCTGAGGCCGATCCTTTGGATCTACCCTATCGTCAGGTGACCGAGAACGCCAACATGGAGGAATACACGACGGAAACCACCACAGGAGAGATCATCAAACCAGTCCGGTCCGCTGCTACAGGGAAAACGGAAGAGTGGAAGCTGGTAACCTTCAGTGTCGACGATCCCGAGAACCCAAAGAATTGGTCCAAAGCCTTCAAATGGTATTGTACCATGGTGGTCTCGTTCACGTGCTTTGTCGTCGCTTTCGCTAGTAGTGTTATCACGGCCGATATTGAAGGCCCTGCAGAACAGTTCGGCGTTTCTCGAGAGGTTAGTCTTGTCGTCGTTACTGTGTTCGTTATTGGCTTTGGTGTCGGTAAGTCTCTTTCAGTACTTTGGCTTGATAAACTTCGCTGACTAGGCTCAGGTCCCATGGCTTTTGCCCCCCTGTCCGAAATGGTGGGCAGGCGGATGATATACGCAAGCACGCTCTTACTAGCTGTCATTTTCATTATTCCCTGCGCCGTAGCTCCTAATATTGGAACCCTTATCGTCTGCAGAGCTATTGACGGAATCGCGTTCAGTGCTCCCATGACGCTAGTGGGTGGTACTTTGGCCGATCTTTGGAAAAATGAAGAACGAGGCGTTCCGATGGCAGCGTTCTCAGCCAGTCCATTTATTGGGCCTGCCATTGGACCTCTGGCTGGTGGTTATCTTGCCGACGCTACGAACTGGAAGTGGCTTTACTGGTTGCAGTTAATCCTGGCCTTCGTTGCTTGGGTGCTGATCACCTTCACTGTTCCAGAGACGTATGCACCAACTCTTCTCAAGAGGAGAGCGAAGAAATTGAGAAAACAAGAGGACGATCCTAGCTACGTGACGGAAACGGAGCTAGATTCTCGACCTATGGGCGAGAAGTTGCGGGTGTTCCTCTTCCGCCCATTCCAGCTTCTGTTCCTAGAACCCATAGTTCTGTTCATTGCACTTTACATGTCGGTCCTATACGGTTTGCTGTACATGTTCTTTGTTGCGTGAGTAATGCACTGGCTGCTGTTATGCCTTCTTACTAACTGTCAATTTAGGTACCCTGTGGTATATCAATCCGGGAAAGGATGGAGTGCCGGCTCGACCGGTCTTATGTTCATCCCACTTGCCATTGGCGTGCTAATGAGTGCAGCTTGCTCGCCTTTTGTCAACAAGCATTATCTGTCTCTCTATGCTAAGTACGGAGGAAAGCCCCCTGCTGAAGCTCGATTGATTCCGATGATGTTTTCTTGTTGGCTTATCCCCATTGGACTGTTCATTTTTGCTTGGACCTCATATCCCACTGTCCACTGGATTGGACCTGCCATTGGAGGCTGGCCAGTCGGATTTGGAtttatcttcttatataattcGGCTAATAACTATCTTGGTATGCTCGTACTCAAGACTATAAGGACTTCTTTGCTGACTTATTCTTTAGTGGATACGTACCAGCACCAGGCCGCATCTGCGCTTGCCGCTAAGACATTCCTTCGCTCAATGTGGGGTGCATCTACTGTACTTTTTACTGAGCAGATGTATGATCGTCTTGGGTACCAGTGGGCAAGCTCATTGCTTGCTTTCATTGCGCTGGCTTGCTGCGCAATTCCGTACGTCTTCTACTTCAAAGGAGCGTCCATTCGGCGGTTCTCGCGTTATGCCTTcagtgacgacgaagagaatGGCGAGAAAAGTTAAGCAGCCGGGAAAGTAGCTGCATGAAGCCTAATCGATTATTTGGGGCTCTTTGACACCAACATAATACCCAATATATACTCAACTAATCTCTTCTCTTAGACCCTGCAAAATGCCTGAAAGAGTGATGGGTTGTTGATACCAAACGTTTATGTACCTCACGTCTTTTCCTAATATATGACTCATGAATATCTAGAAGGGTTTATGCAGCATGTAGCAGACCTAGAATGAACTTTGCAGGACTTACTCTAAACTGAGGCATGATGTCTGACAGCGCATCAAAGCCCTTCCTGCATGTAAAGCACTTGGATCTTGATCAAATAGAGACTACGTAATCTCAGTATATTAACAACCAATAATTGACTTCACTGTCTTTGATTCTTTTCACCTGGTTACTACTAGTGATCAATGCGCGGCCAAGTTGTTCAAACAAAAGCCATGTTATTTTTCTGGGCCGGTGGAGACCTGGTGTCGCTCTTGGCTATGATCAACATGCAGATTACCACTCACAATAGAAATCAATGGAAATTCCGGGTTGCTATAAGTTTGATTCTGACTTACTAAACTAAAATGTAGGTTAGGTTGGCCGAGAATGTTACATCCAATAATCTCATCACCCTCACTCCGTGGAGCCATTGACGGATTACCCGATCCGGCGACCCATaagctactactacaacaacaactatgTGGACACTTCGAGACCAGTAAGTTACATCGTGGCTTCAGCTTAATTTAGAGGCTTTGCTCCGCAGTTGCAATTTTGCTTCTAAGCTACTTATTCAAGGTTCCAGCCTAAAGGTACACAGTGACATGCATGAATAAACCTGCAACTACGTCTATGTTTGTTGACACTTACGATGCACACAACAACACTAATCTCGCTATGTATTTCTGCAGGCGCTACCATGGCCCAGACAGCAGCTGGTGTTTGGCCACAAACCAAGACCAACCTAGGGGTCTCATTTGGAGATAACATCATAACTCCAGGGGTCTGGATAAATCCAAACGGTATGTACCTCCTGTTACGACCAGCGTTCTTCCATATCAGGAGAGCGAAGTCCCAgttctatctttatttagTATGCTTACATCGTCCATAATAGATACTACATACCCGACCGTGTATCCCGGCTACTCTACAAGCTCCTACCCGGGAACATATATGCTCATGATGGTGGATTACGATGTTGCTGATTCGGCCTTCGCCACGTCGGACCAATACTCAAGCCTTGTGCCTGGTCGATTGGTCAATACAACAACTCGTCTGCactggtggggatggaacTACACACTGCAGGACGGGAACTTCATCAATTCTAGCAATGCTCTGGCGTCGTATCACCCTGCGCAGCCTGCAACAAGCAGAGTACACGACTTTACCTTATTCCTGTTTGATCAGCCACAGGACTATGCTCCACCACAGGATGTCCTGGATGGTCTGTTAGAGGAGCATGATCCAAGGCATAACTTTACATTGGCTCCTATTGTTGAAGCTGTCGGTAATCCACTGGCTGCAACGTATTTTTGGAGTTCGACGCCTGGTGTGCCGGATAGCAGCTCAGCGACGTACACGTACTTCTGGGAGAAGATTTGAGAACAATAATGATAAGAAATCATCGTCAAACTGCGATTATGAGATTGGTTTGTCTGTCATTCAGCATGCAATGGGGCGAGTGACGGAAGGATCTACTTACAATCCTTGATCCCGTTAGATTAGCGTCCGTCACTAGGATAGCTTGGCTGTCTAATAACCCCTGCCTAGATATGCCAAGGCAGTTGCAGATAGCGCAGGATACAAGTAGGACTTTCAATCTGGAATGCTATCACGTTGGTCAGGAAGCCATAGTACCAGCCACTGCCTTACGTCACCGGCCATGATAGTCCAGATAGGGCTTAGGGCACCGCCAAGCTTTCCCCTCTTGCACACGTGACTATGCAACAATGATTAGTCATGGGATGCTGGACGGGGTCGGTGCTCGGCCAAGTCCGTCTTCAGCATTTCGTCTTTGCGCCCAGCTCTCGCGGTGATATTCTTGCTGCGAGATGATGCGAACCTGGCTCATCTGAACCGACATTACAAACCTGCTGCCAATGGactaattatatagtacTCACTATCGATGTGAACCCTGCAACCTACAACGACTGCCACCGCCGCATTCTTTTCTCCCGCTCGACTCCGCTACGTTCATGTGGGAAAGCATCAGTATATCAGCAACACGCACTCATTCATCTAGCCGAATCGCCGATCATATCTCAGACCGAGTCTCTCTTTTATCAGTTTTATTTCACATAGCCTTGCAATGACGTCCCCATACCAGCCGTCCGTGTCGTACTCGCCGTCCGTAGCGGGCCCCGACATGACGGCTTCAGGTCCTTCGACTGCCTCATCCAGACCAGTTTCCGACCTGCCCCAATCTCAGGTTGACGCAATCATCCGAACGAAGCGAAAGGCTCGCGAACCTAAAGCCTGTTACCCGTGTCACGCCCGCAAAGTTAAGTGCGATCGAAACCTACCTTGCGACGGTTGTGTCAAACGCGATCATGCCGATCTTTGTTCATACGAGCGTCCTTCGAAAAAGCGCGTCATGACCGGCTCGCTTCCGCAATCCTATCCCGACGGCCCTATCCCTGGTAGCCAGCCTACGAGCGCAGAGAATCTCGGGTACGCGCCCGAGCCTCCCGTGCGTCTAAAGCAAGAACCGGGTGTGAGCCGGCCAAGTATAACAGCAGCCGGCGGCCGTGTGTCGATTGCGCGCGAGGAATGGGACAATGTTCGCACGAGattgaaggagatggagcaaaCCATCAATAACCTCCGGGTGGGTCTGGAAAAGGCCGAGGAAGGGCCGGCTTCGACGCTGGAGACGAGCAGCGTGCGGAGTGGGGATGCGAGTAACAGATCCAAGGGTGCCTCCCCGGAACGAGAGGGCATCCATGCGCCGAATACGTTTGGTGAAGGCACTGTACACCTGGGATCTAGGTCTGTTTTGGCCTACATCCTGAACAATAAGTCGGGGTCGGATCAGCTTCAAGCGCTCCTTGAGGGTGGGATTCTGCCGAAGCTGGGTCTGGATAACGAGTCTGCGACGTATCCGTTTGTTGACCTATGGTCATCGGATATGTCATCCTTTGATATAAGCGCCGTTTGCAGTGCACTGCCGAGTGACCAACAGTGCAAAGAGTTAGTCTTCACCGACAGCTGATTTGGTAGTGTTGTGGAGTTAACGAAGGTCGCTATAGGTttttctactactaccgggACATAGCAGGCGCCATCTACCCGGTGCTGGAAGATGTCCCACAGTTCGAAATGAATCTCGATCTTATGCTTCGGAATAGAGCTGCCATGGGTGGTATGTATCGGGCGGATGCCGATCAAGCCCAGAAACCTTTTGGTGTTACTATTGCATATATGGGATTGCTATTTGCCGTTCTTGCTTCCGGCTGCCAATCCTCGGATTTgccaggaaaggaaagagagcttACATCTCAAGTATACGGTAAGTTCTGTCTGCTTTGTGGTATAATGCAAGTGCTGATCTATTGCAGTATGCTGCTCCTACCAGTGTCTTCGAATGACCAACTTCCTATCCCAGCCCACAATAGACGCCATGCAGACGCTGCTTGTGATTGGGAACGTACTATCGTACAACATGAACCCCGGGATATCGTATGTTCTCCTTGGTATGACCCTTCGAATGGGGCTGGCGCTCGGCTTGCATGTGGAGTCTGGTCATTTCACCGCAGCTGAGCGATATCGTAGACGCCACGTGTGGTAAGTTTCTCGACTGCATTAGGATGAACAGCGGCTAACAAACTCTAGGTGGTCCATGGCATGGCAAGATAGTCACTTCTCCCTTTCCTATGATCGGCCGTCCACGACAGCcgtcagccagccagaaaTTGCCTACAAGGATGACCGGAAGCCCGGCGAGCTCTCATATTTCGAGACACTGTGTCGGATCATATCACTAGCGCTGGAGGTGGTCCGCAGCCGGATGCTGAGCCCGCACTCACAACTAAGCTACAAAACGATCCAAACCTACAAAGAACGGATCCAACAAATCATGATAGAGGCCAAGCCACATCTTCGAGACCGCAAATACTGCCTTTCAGCAACCGAACATCTCGAACGGGTCGTCCTCAAGCTGCACTCATCTTACTTTTCTTCTGAGCTCTGCCGGCCAGCGCTCAAAGCAAACGCCGACATCAGTGACCCCGCCTTATCCAACATGCGCACCGACTGCGTGAGCAACCTGATGACCACTGTGGAAGCCTATGTTGAAATGCACACCGTCAGTTCCCACGCCTCACGGTCATGGATTGCCCTGCAACGCGCCATTAGCTCGATTTTCCTGCTGGCAGTCACAGAGGAAGTCAAGGGCCACTCCCGGTTCTGGACCCTCCTACAACAACTCAAGATGATCATCGCCGAACGAGCCAACATCGAGGGCGACTACGGAGCCGCCACAGAAGCCGCCGCGGTCCCACCAGTCGACAGCAGCGCCCGCCTCGGTGCAGCCACAAGACCCCCAAGCACCACAGCGCCCAGCCCTGCGGGTCTGAACTCAGCATCTCCAGCCTCCGCCGCTGTGGCCGTCGACACGCAGACTCAGTGGGCCAAGCCCTTAACAAAGACGCTACGTGCGTTAGAGAAATTGGAAGGCGCATTCAATGCCCAGGCGGCTCGTGCCAGTCAAGCAGGATCACCGAATTACCTCAACCCGGGCATGGGCGTTCCGCCTGTGTCGGCCAGCATGACACCGAGTCTCGGATCCTTGCCGCCGCCCACGCCAGAGAGTTCTACCAGCGGCGAGTGGACGATACCTAATATTCTTGACAGAGCGCAGGAGTACATCCACCCGCCGCTCTGGAGCTGAGGGATGCCAATATAGGCTGTACATTTGTTTAATTATTTAGGCGTCTGATATATGCATCGGTATAGGGGATTGGTTGGCTGGGATGGCACGGCCGGCGCATGAAAATGGGACATGTATTGACTTTTATCTAGTTCCTAGTatcatatatttatatctactcatcatccacaacctTTACTTCAATTCAACCTTTCAACAGTCTACATACGTAATATCACATACAGTGCAACAAAAGAACACTCAATCCCTCGCAGTCAATATCTGCCCCACAcactccccaaacccaaccccctccccagcccaAGCCGTCAACCtcaccacatccccatcGACAAGAtaccccctctcctccccatcacctccttccaacttcaccctcttcttccccccctccgtCACCTCCAGAAGACACCCATAtgacccctcctcctccccactcACCGTCCCTGTGCCCAAAATATCCCCCGTGCGCAAATCACACCCCGTACTCGCCAAATGCGCACACATCTGTCTGATACTCCAGAAGAGGTCCTTCGCATTACCCCGCCCCAGcacagtactactaccaccactaccggCTTCCAGCTCCGTCACAACACTGATATCGTAGTTAAACTCCCCCGGATCCTGCAAATGCGCCGGGAGGGAAACTCTCGGCTCCGGACCGGGCGTCTTAAACGGCTGCAGTGCATCCAACGTGACGATCCAGGGGGAGATTGTAGTCGCGAAGTTCTTCCCGTTCAGTGGGCCGAGTGGGATCATCTCGAGGCCTTGGATATCGCGTGCTTATTCCCACCGGCTTGTTAGTACTGTCTTTGTTTTTATAAAGTGAAATAAAGTAAGAGGAGGGCTGGGGTATACTCACCACTCCAATCATTCAACACCACTAATCCAAAGATATGCTCTTCCGCATCCTGGGCTTTGAGGCCCTGTCCCCGAGGGAGAGGGTTTCCGATGATGATTCCCAGTTCGAGCTCGTAGTCAAGTGCGCGACATGGCCCGAAGATGACTTTCTTTGTCTGTGGGAATGAGGGATCGGTTCGATCGTAGAAGTGCCCTGATGGTCTGGTGACGGGAGTGCCGGAGACGGAGATGGTGCTGGCGCGGCCGGCGTAGCCTAtggggaagtggaagaatgcCGGGGGTGGGGCCGGGTGGTTCAGAATGATTTGCCCCGCGTGTTGGTTGTGGGGGAGGCTGGCGCTGTAGTCTATTTATGGTGGGGACTTgttagtggtggtggtggtgacttTTGGAGGGTAAttgaggggatgggaggttATGTACCGGTGAAAGAAGGTATAGAGACGGGGAGATGCATGGTTACGGTGGTGATGTCCGCAGTGCTGGATTccgggagggaggaggtagaggaggttTGAAGGATGGATTGTAGGACATGGCGGACTTGGGTTTGGGTGCTACGGGGCAGGGCGGCGAAGGGGTTaagggtggtgttggagaagatgttctcggggagagatgggatggaggagaagaggccGGCGGATTGGAggtcggagaggaagatgacggtgTTGTGGAGGCGGGTTGCGCATTGCggggtgggatgggagggtgaggaggcgATGCCGTAGGGAAGGTTGTGGATGGAGAAGTGGTCAGAGTAGGAGGGAGAGGTCATTTTGGTTGTATTGTCTCTTGTATGCTGTCTGAGGAGTGAGTATGCTTGCTTTGATCTTTGGATATCTCGTATACGGAATAGTAGGATGTTTTATAGTTCGTAAATGCGGAGATTGGCCCGTCGGATGAATGCAGTTCGCGCCCACATCCCGATGGTTGAAGTTATCCGCCAGATTTATCCGAGGATATACTGGGATGAGGGTTTCGCTGTCTATGACTTTCTGGGTACGGATGTAGGGTTTGGTAATGATAGGCCAGATGTTGACGAGTTGCCATGGGAGGTAATATGAGAGTAGCAATGTCTTATTCTCTGCATAGTAAGCTGCCTCATACCATTTGAGGGTTATGGCTAGGATGTACTCTTAGAGCAAATATTGATTTGTTGATATGTTCGGCTCTGTAGCAGATGATTTTATTAGCAGAGAATTGGTACGGGGTATCATGATGAAAGGATAcgcagagaaagagagccACTGGCCTTATGTGGAGAACTGCTATAGCTCTCCGCGCTATTATCAATGAAACCTGCCAAGCCTGTCAGGCATACGACCCACAACCCTAACCAGA
It contains:
- a CDS encoding uncharacterized protein (COG:G;~EggNog:ENOG410PFTW;~InterPro:IPR036259;~TransMembrane:2 (i87-107o127-147i)) codes for the protein MDETYHSNYSNSHVSRTLTSEADPLDLPYRQVTENANMEEYTTETTTGEIIKPVRSAATGKTEEWKLVTFSVDDPENPKNWSKAFKWYCTMVVSFTCFVVAFASSVITADIEGPAEQFGVSREVSLVVVTVFVIGFGVGKSLSVLWLDKLR
- a CDS encoding MFS transporter (COG:G;~EggNog:ENOG410PFTW;~InterPro:IPR020846,IPR011701,IPR036259;~PFAM:PF07690;~SECRETED:SignalP(1-25);~TransMembrane:10 (i12-33o39-57i64-83o95-120i165-190o210-229i250-271o277-298i310-331o343-364i);~go_function: GO:0022857 - transmembrane transporter activity [Evidence IEA];~go_process: GO:0055085 - transmembrane transport [Evidence IEA]); this encodes MVGRRMIYASTLLLAVIFIIPCAVAPNIGTLIVCRAIDGIAFSAPMTLVGGTLADLWKNEERGVPMAAFSASPFIGPAIGPLAGGYLADATNWKWLYWLQLILAFVAWVLITFTVPETYAPTLLKRRAKKLRKQEDDPSYVTETELDSRPMGEKLRVFLFRPFQLLFLEPIVLFIALYMSVLYGLLYMFFVAYPVVYQSGKGWSAGSTGLMFIPLAIGVLMSAACSPFVNKHYLSLYAKYGGKPPAEARLIPMMFSCWLIPIGLFIFAWTSYPTVHWIGPAIGGWPVGFGFIFLYNSANNYLVDTYQHQAASALAAKTFLRSMWGASTVLFTEQMYDRLGYQWASSLLAFIALACCAIPYVFYFKGASIRRFSRYAFSDDEENGEKS
- a CDS encoding uncharacterized protein (COG:S;~EggNog:ENOG410PX5S;~InterPro:IPR036610,IPR008914;~PFAM:PF01161) is translated as MLTSSIIDTTYPTVYPGYSTSSYPGTYMLMMVDYDVADSAFATSDQYSSLVPGRLVNTTTRLHWWGWNYTLQDGNFINSSNALASYHPAQPATSRVHDFTLFLFDQPQDYAPPQDVLDGLLEEHDPRHNFTLAPIVEAVGNPLAATYFWSSTPGVPDSSSATYTYFWEKI
- a CDS encoding putative C6 transcription factor (COG:K;~EggNog:ENOG410PKPQ;~InterPro:IPR036864,IPR007219,IPR004507,IPR001138;~PFAM:PF00172,PF04082;~go_function: GO:0000981 - DNA-binding transcription factor activity, RNA polymerase II-specific [Evidence IEA];~go_function: GO:0003677 - DNA binding [Evidence IEA];~go_function: GO:0008270 - zinc ion binding [Evidence IEA];~go_process: GO:0006351 - transcription, DNA-templated [Evidence IEA];~go_process: GO:0006355 - regulation of transcription, DNA-templated [Evidence IEA]) yields the protein MTSPYQPSVSYSPSVAGPDMTASGPSTASSRPVSDLPQSQVDAIIRTKRKAREPKACYPCHARKVKCDRNLPCDGCVKRDHADLCSYERPSKKRVMTGSLPQSYPDGPIPGSQPTSAENLGYAPEPPVRLKQEPGVSRPSITAAGGRVSIAREEWDNVRTRLKEMEQTINNLRVGLEKAEEGPASTLETSSVRSGDASNRSKGASPEREGIHAPNTFGEGTVHLGSRSVLAYILNNKSGSDQLQALLEGGILPKLGLDNESATYPFVDLWSSDMSSFDISAVCSALPSDQQCKEFFYYYRDIAGAIYPVLEDVPQFEMNLDLMLRNRAAMGGMYRADADQAQKPFGVTIAYMGLLFAVLASGCQSSDLPGKERELTSQVYVCCSYQCLRMTNFLSQPTIDAMQTLLVIGNVLSYNMNPGISYVLLGMTLRMGLALGLHVESGHFTAAERYRRRHVWWSMAWQDSHFSLSYDRPSTTAVSQPEIAYKDDRKPGELSYFETLCRIISLALEVVRSRMLSPHSQLSYKTIQTYKERIQQIMIEAKPHLRDRKYCLSATEHLERVVLKLHSSYFSSELCRPALKANADISDPALSNMRTDCVSNLMTTVEAYVEMHTVSSHASRSWIALQRAISSIFLLAVTEEVKGHSRFWTLLQQLKMIIAERANIEGDYGAATEAAAVPPVDSSARLGAATRPPSTTAPSPAGLNSASPASAAVAVDTQTQWAKPLTKTLRALEKLEGAFNAQAARASQAGSPNYLNPGMGVPPVSASMTPSLGSLPPPTPESSTSGEWTIPNILDRAQEYIHPPLWS
- a CDS encoding fumarylacetoacetate hydrolase family protein (COG:G;~EggNog:ENOG410PH6P;~InterPro:IPR015377,IPR036462,IPR036663,IPR011234, IPR005959;~PFAM:PF09298,PF01557;~go_function: GO:0003824 - catalytic activity [Evidence IEA];~go_function: GO:0004334 - fumarylacetoacetase activity [Evidence IEA];~go_process: GO:0009072 - aromatic amino acid family metabolic process [Evidence IEA]), with translation MTSPSYSDHFSIHNLPYGIASSPSHPTPQCATRLHNTVIFLSDLQSAGLFSSIPSLPENIFSNTTLNPFAALPRSTQTQVRHVLQSILQTSSTSSLPESSTADITTVTMHLPVSIPSFTDYSASLPHNQHAGQIILNHPAPPPAFFHFPIGYAGRASTISVSGTPVTRPSGHFYDRTDPSFPQTKKVIFGPCRALDYELELGIIIGNPLPRGQGLKAQDAEEHIFGLVVLNDWSARDIQGLEMIPLGPLNGKNFATTISPWIVTLDALQPFKTPGPEPRVSLPAHLQDPGEFNYDISVVTELEAGSGGSSTVLGRGNAKDLFWSIRQMCAHLASTGCDLRTGDILGTGTVSGEEEGSYGCLLEVTEGGKKRVKLEGGDGEERGYLVDGDVVRLTAWAGEGVGFGECVGQILTARD